The following coding sequences lie in one Spinacia oleracea cultivar Varoflay chromosome 1, BTI_SOV_V1, whole genome shotgun sequence genomic window:
- the LOC110777330 gene encoding protein ZINC INDUCED FACILITATOR-LIKE 1 isoform X1, with amino-acid sequence MEEYQEPLLLTREVSEKKKKTYYDENCEGCQVQRRKAENPDVPWRHFFFIWVITLTAALPISSIFPFLYYMVRDFNIAKREEDISFYAGFEGSAFMIGRTLTAVLWGMVADRYGRKPVMILSTFSVVIFNTMFGLSTSYWMALLARLLLGAFCGTLGPMRAYATEVSRREHQSLGVAMMTSSWGIGLVIGPALGGYLAQPADKFPSVFSQESIFGRFPYFLVNLVISIFAFGVFILCFWLPETLHTCTINADGTTKDLSHDIEDVDTQKLQNAEGTSNSWLSLLRNWPLMSTIIVYCMFQLHDMAYIEIFSLWTVSPRTVGGLSLSTEDVGQALAVAGVGLLICQLLLYPFLERKFGPITVSRVGAVISIVLLSSYPFFAKLKGTSLSLVVDLASALKNVLSVSITTGLFLLQNRSVSQHQRGAANGLSLCIMSFCKALGPAAAGSLLSWAQTRQMASFLPGTHMVFFILNVVEFLGLLMTFKPFLASPAHEYF; translated from the exons ATGGAGGAATACCAAGAACCATTGTTGTTAACAAGAGAGGTTtcggagaagaagaagaaaacgtATTATGATGAGAATTGCGAAGGATGCCAAGTTCAGAGGCGAAAAGCAGAGAACCCAGATGTTCCTTGGCGTCATTTCTTCTTCATCTGGGTTATTACCCTCACTGCTG CTTTGCCGATTTCATCCATATTTCCCTTCCTTTACTACATG GTGAGGGACTTCAATATTGCAAAACGGGAAGAAGATATTAGTTTCTATGCCGGTTTTGAGG GATCTGCATTCATGATTGGGAGAACATTGACAGCTGTTTTATGGGGAATGGTGGCTGATCGTTATGGTCGAAAACCTGTCATGATTTTGAGCACATTTTCAGT TGTGATATTCAACACAATGTTTGGCCTGAGCACTAGTTATTGGATGGCACTTCTTGCAAGATTACTTCTTGGAGCTTTCTGCGGCACACTTGGTCCAATGAGG GCATATGCAACAGAAGTTAGCCGTAGAGAGCATCAATCTTTGGGTGTGGCAATG ATGACTTCTTCATGGGGTATTGGTTTGGTCATAGGCCCTGCACTTGGTGGTTATCTTGCTCAG CCTGCTGATAAATTCCCAAGTGTATTTTCTCAAGAATCAATTTTCGGGAG GTTCCCATACTTTTTAGTTAACTTGGTCATATCAATCTTTGCATTCGGTGTATTCATTCTCTGCTTCTGGCTCCCG GAAACATTGCACACATGCACAATAAATGCTGATGGCACAACTAAGGATCTGTCTCATGATATAGAGGATGTTGACACTCAAAAATTGCAAAACGCCGAAGGAACTTCAAATTCGTGGCTCAGCCTTCTTCGAAATTGGCCTTTAATGTCAACTATCATAGTATACTGTATGTTCCAGCTACATGATATGGCGTATATTGAG ATATTCTCATTATGGACTGTAAGTCCGAGGACTGTCGGAGGATTAAGTTTATCAACTGAAGATGTTGGTCAAGCTCTTGCTGTAGCAG GagttggtttgttaatttgtcaACTACTTCTCTACCCATTTTTGGAGAGAAAATTTGGTCCAATCACAGTTTCACGTGTTGGAGCG GTAATTAGTATTGTATTGCTGTCAAGTTATCCCTTCTTCGCTAAATTAAAGGGCACAAGTCTCTCACTTGTGGTGGATCTAGCTTCTGCACTGAAAAATGTGCTTTCG GTTTCAATAACTACTGGATTGTTCCTCCTGCAAAATAGATCTGTG AGCCAACATCAAAGAGGAGCTGCAAATGGactttctttgtgtatcatgtcttTCTGCAAAGCACTTGGTCCTGCTGCTGCTGGATCCCT TCTCTCTTGGGCACAAACGCGTCAGATGGCTAGTTTCCTTCCAG GAACTCACATGGTTTTTTTCATACTTAATGTTGTTGAATTTCTTGGATTGCTGATGACTTTCAAGCCTTTCCTTGCAAGCCCTGCTCATGAGTATTTTTAG
- the LOC110777330 gene encoding protein ZINC INDUCED FACILITATOR-LIKE 1 isoform X2, translating to MAEKKEPLLLKNYYTYNEDCPGCKVDKRKRENPNLPWLHFFFIWIITLCASLPISSIFPFLYYMVRDFNIAKREEDISFYAGFEGSAFMIGRTLTAVLWGMVADRYGRKPVMILSTFSVVIFNTMFGLSTSYWMALLARLLLGAFCGTLGPMRAYATEVSRREHQSLGVAMMTSSWGIGLVIGPALGGYLAQPADKFPSVFSQESIFGRFPYFLVNLVISIFAFGVFILCFWLPETLHTCTINADGTTKDLSHDIEDVDTQKLQNAEGTSNSWLSLLRNWPLMSTIIVYCMFQLHDMAYIEIFSLWTVSPRTVGGLSLSTEDVGQALAVAGVGLLICQLLLYPFLERKFGPITVSRVGAVISIVLLSSYPFFAKLKGTSLSLVVDLASALKNVLSVSITTGLFLLQNRSVSQHQRGAANGLSLCIMSFCKALGPAAAGSLLSWAQTRQMASFLPGTHMVFFILNVVEFLGLLMTFKPFLASPAHEYF from the exons ATGGCTGAGAAGAAAGAACCATTGTTGTTGAAGAACTACTATACTTATAACGAGGATTGTCCAGGTTGCAAAGTTGATAAGCGAAAAAGAGAGAATCCTAATCTTCCATGGCTTCATTTCTTCTTCATATGGATTATTACTCTTTGTGCTT CTTTGCCGATTTCATCCATATTTCCCTTCCTTTACTACATG GTGAGGGACTTCAATATTGCAAAACGGGAAGAAGATATTAGTTTCTATGCCGGTTTTGAGG GATCTGCATTCATGATTGGGAGAACATTGACAGCTGTTTTATGGGGAATGGTGGCTGATCGTTATGGTCGAAAACCTGTCATGATTTTGAGCACATTTTCAGT TGTGATATTCAACACAATGTTTGGCCTGAGCACTAGTTATTGGATGGCACTTCTTGCAAGATTACTTCTTGGAGCTTTCTGCGGCACACTTGGTCCAATGAGG GCATATGCAACAGAAGTTAGCCGTAGAGAGCATCAATCTTTGGGTGTGGCAATG ATGACTTCTTCATGGGGTATTGGTTTGGTCATAGGCCCTGCACTTGGTGGTTATCTTGCTCAG CCTGCTGATAAATTCCCAAGTGTATTTTCTCAAGAATCAATTTTCGGGAG GTTCCCATACTTTTTAGTTAACTTGGTCATATCAATCTTTGCATTCGGTGTATTCATTCTCTGCTTCTGGCTCCCG GAAACATTGCACACATGCACAATAAATGCTGATGGCACAACTAAGGATCTGTCTCATGATATAGAGGATGTTGACACTCAAAAATTGCAAAACGCCGAAGGAACTTCAAATTCGTGGCTCAGCCTTCTTCGAAATTGGCCTTTAATGTCAACTATCATAGTATACTGTATGTTCCAGCTACATGATATGGCGTATATTGAG ATATTCTCATTATGGACTGTAAGTCCGAGGACTGTCGGAGGATTAAGTTTATCAACTGAAGATGTTGGTCAAGCTCTTGCTGTAGCAG GagttggtttgttaatttgtcaACTACTTCTCTACCCATTTTTGGAGAGAAAATTTGGTCCAATCACAGTTTCACGTGTTGGAGCG GTAATTAGTATTGTATTGCTGTCAAGTTATCCCTTCTTCGCTAAATTAAAGGGCACAAGTCTCTCACTTGTGGTGGATCTAGCTTCTGCACTGAAAAATGTGCTTTCG GTTTCAATAACTACTGGATTGTTCCTCCTGCAAAATAGATCTGTG AGCCAACATCAAAGAGGAGCTGCAAATGGactttctttgtgtatcatgtcttTCTGCAAAGCACTTGGTCCTGCTGCTGCTGGATCCCT TCTCTCTTGGGCACAAACGCGTCAGATGGCTAGTTTCCTTCCAG GAACTCACATGGTTTTTTTCATACTTAATGTTGTTGAATTTCTTGGATTGCTGATGACTTTCAAGCCTTTCCTTGCAAGCCCTGCTCATGAGTATTTTTAG
- the LOC110777330 gene encoding probable peptide/nitrate transporter At3g43790 isoform X4 yields the protein MAEKKEPLLLKNYYTYNEDCPGCKVDKRKRENPNLPWLHFFFIWIITLCASLPISSIFPFLYYMVRDFNIAKREEDISFYAGFEGSAFMIGRTLTAVLWGMVADRYGRKPVMILSTFSVVIFNTMFGLSTSYWMALLARLLLGAFCGTLGPMRAYATEVSRREHQSLGVAMMTSSWGIGLVIGPALGGYLAQPADKFPSVFSQESIFGRFPYFLVNLVISIFAFGVFILCFWLPETLHTCTINADGTTKDLSHDIEDVDTQKLQNAEGTSNSWLSLLRNWPLMSTIIVYCMFQLHDMAYIEIFSLWTVSPRTVGGLSLSTEDVGQALAVAGVGLLICQLLLYPFLERKFGPITVSRVGAVISIVLLSSYPFFAKLKGTSLSLVVDLASALKNVLSVSITTGLFLLQNRSVSQHQRGAANGLSLCIMSFCKALGPAAAGSL from the exons ATGGCTGAGAAGAAAGAACCATTGTTGTTGAAGAACTACTATACTTATAACGAGGATTGTCCAGGTTGCAAAGTTGATAAGCGAAAAAGAGAGAATCCTAATCTTCCATGGCTTCATTTCTTCTTCATATGGATTATTACTCTTTGTGCTT CTTTGCCGATTTCATCCATATTTCCCTTCCTTTACTACATG GTGAGGGACTTCAATATTGCAAAACGGGAAGAAGATATTAGTTTCTATGCCGGTTTTGAGG GATCTGCATTCATGATTGGGAGAACATTGACAGCTGTTTTATGGGGAATGGTGGCTGATCGTTATGGTCGAAAACCTGTCATGATTTTGAGCACATTTTCAGT TGTGATATTCAACACAATGTTTGGCCTGAGCACTAGTTATTGGATGGCACTTCTTGCAAGATTACTTCTTGGAGCTTTCTGCGGCACACTTGGTCCAATGAGG GCATATGCAACAGAAGTTAGCCGTAGAGAGCATCAATCTTTGGGTGTGGCAATG ATGACTTCTTCATGGGGTATTGGTTTGGTCATAGGCCCTGCACTTGGTGGTTATCTTGCTCAG CCTGCTGATAAATTCCCAAGTGTATTTTCTCAAGAATCAATTTTCGGGAG GTTCCCATACTTTTTAGTTAACTTGGTCATATCAATCTTTGCATTCGGTGTATTCATTCTCTGCTTCTGGCTCCCG GAAACATTGCACACATGCACAATAAATGCTGATGGCACAACTAAGGATCTGTCTCATGATATAGAGGATGTTGACACTCAAAAATTGCAAAACGCCGAAGGAACTTCAAATTCGTGGCTCAGCCTTCTTCGAAATTGGCCTTTAATGTCAACTATCATAGTATACTGTATGTTCCAGCTACATGATATGGCGTATATTGAG ATATTCTCATTATGGACTGTAAGTCCGAGGACTGTCGGAGGATTAAGTTTATCAACTGAAGATGTTGGTCAAGCTCTTGCTGTAGCAG GagttggtttgttaatttgtcaACTACTTCTCTACCCATTTTTGGAGAGAAAATTTGGTCCAATCACAGTTTCACGTGTTGGAGCG GTAATTAGTATTGTATTGCTGTCAAGTTATCCCTTCTTCGCTAAATTAAAGGGCACAAGTCTCTCACTTGTGGTGGATCTAGCTTCTGCACTGAAAAATGTGCTTTCG GTTTCAATAACTACTGGATTGTTCCTCCTGCAAAATAGATCTGTG AGCCAACATCAAAGAGGAGCTGCAAATGGactttctttgtgtatcatgtcttTCTGCAAAGCACTTGGTCCTGCTGCTGCTGGATCCCTGTAA
- the LOC110777330 gene encoding protein ZINC INDUCED FACILITATOR-LIKE 1 isoform X3 has protein sequence MSFYDKHLFNLSHYIHQLLVEEFDETLPISSIFPFLYYMVRDFNIAKREEDISFYAGFEGSAFMIGRTLTAVLWGMVADRYGRKPVMILSTFSVVIFNTMFGLSTSYWMALLARLLLGAFCGTLGPMRAYATEVSRREHQSLGVAMMTSSWGIGLVIGPALGGYLAQPADKFPSVFSQESIFGRFPYFLVNLVISIFAFGVFILCFWLPETLHTCTINADGTTKDLSHDIEDVDTQKLQNAEGTSNSWLSLLRNWPLMSTIIVYCMFQLHDMAYIEIFSLWTVSPRTVGGLSLSTEDVGQALAVAGVGLLICQLLLYPFLERKFGPITVSRVGAVISIVLLSSYPFFAKLKGTSLSLVVDLASALKNVLSVSITTGLFLLQNRSVSQHQRGAANGLSLCIMSFCKALGPAAAGSLLSWAQTRQMASFLPGTHMVFFILNVVEFLGLLMTFKPFLASPAHEYF, from the exons ATGTCTTTTTATGATAAGCACTTGTTCAACTTATCTCATTATATTCATCAATTATTGGTGGAAGAATTTGATGAAA CTTTGCCGATTTCATCCATATTTCCCTTCCTTTACTACATG GTGAGGGACTTCAATATTGCAAAACGGGAAGAAGATATTAGTTTCTATGCCGGTTTTGAGG GATCTGCATTCATGATTGGGAGAACATTGACAGCTGTTTTATGGGGAATGGTGGCTGATCGTTATGGTCGAAAACCTGTCATGATTTTGAGCACATTTTCAGT TGTGATATTCAACACAATGTTTGGCCTGAGCACTAGTTATTGGATGGCACTTCTTGCAAGATTACTTCTTGGAGCTTTCTGCGGCACACTTGGTCCAATGAGG GCATATGCAACAGAAGTTAGCCGTAGAGAGCATCAATCTTTGGGTGTGGCAATG ATGACTTCTTCATGGGGTATTGGTTTGGTCATAGGCCCTGCACTTGGTGGTTATCTTGCTCAG CCTGCTGATAAATTCCCAAGTGTATTTTCTCAAGAATCAATTTTCGGGAG GTTCCCATACTTTTTAGTTAACTTGGTCATATCAATCTTTGCATTCGGTGTATTCATTCTCTGCTTCTGGCTCCCG GAAACATTGCACACATGCACAATAAATGCTGATGGCACAACTAAGGATCTGTCTCATGATATAGAGGATGTTGACACTCAAAAATTGCAAAACGCCGAAGGAACTTCAAATTCGTGGCTCAGCCTTCTTCGAAATTGGCCTTTAATGTCAACTATCATAGTATACTGTATGTTCCAGCTACATGATATGGCGTATATTGAG ATATTCTCATTATGGACTGTAAGTCCGAGGACTGTCGGAGGATTAAGTTTATCAACTGAAGATGTTGGTCAAGCTCTTGCTGTAGCAG GagttggtttgttaatttgtcaACTACTTCTCTACCCATTTTTGGAGAGAAAATTTGGTCCAATCACAGTTTCACGTGTTGGAGCG GTAATTAGTATTGTATTGCTGTCAAGTTATCCCTTCTTCGCTAAATTAAAGGGCACAAGTCTCTCACTTGTGGTGGATCTAGCTTCTGCACTGAAAAATGTGCTTTCG GTTTCAATAACTACTGGATTGTTCCTCCTGCAAAATAGATCTGTG AGCCAACATCAAAGAGGAGCTGCAAATGGactttctttgtgtatcatgtcttTCTGCAAAGCACTTGGTCCTGCTGCTGCTGGATCCCT TCTCTCTTGGGCACAAACGCGTCAGATGGCTAGTTTCCTTCCAG GAACTCACATGGTTTTTTTCATACTTAATGTTGTTGAATTTCTTGGATTGCTGATGACTTTCAAGCCTTTCCTTGCAAGCCCTGCTCATGAGTATTTTTAG
- the LOC130462956 gene encoding uncharacterized protein — protein MSYDEVLSKVYDLMRCDSRYVELKLLTRYPMMSGSYEAIPLDDDNSLKAMLIAMSQTQSTTMQLFIEQLPKQPETLSHLESFHEMDSWASQFPYLPLTNQSGLTGSFTRMLTDEQYASEHISELTSPTQTPHVEATNGDPSMMVFDSLDQICVDYFGDEAVGVDSDVDEDEDTQDANDKAIRESAPSQIFNDVAELDPILLDSWRTWSNNHSFDGEFAIGQEFNSLAQFKDIVKAYSIAKNHSFKVLESEPTKYVVECKRKSSCNCLWRLRAIKNPCLASFRIVRYNGPHASNCLGDINIIDHPLLSSDFVCNEIKALIRADPSLKIRVIVQAVKDKFKYTITYKRAWSAKQKAIARIFGDWEQSYEELPRYMQALKESNPGTVVEWCTLASNEDPSFHIF, from the coding sequence ATGAGTTATGATGAGGTTTTGAGTAAGGTTTATGATCTTATGAGATGTGACTCGAGATATGTGGAGTTGAAGCTACTAACGAGGTATCCAATGATGTCCGGTTCATATGAAGCCATACCGTTGGATGATGACAATTCTTTAAAAGCAATGTTGATTGCCATGTCTCAAACACAATCAACCACAATGCAATTGTTCATCGAGCAACTTCCAAAGCAACCCGAAACTTTATCTCACTTGGAATCCTTTCATGAAATGGATTCATGGGCGAGTCAATTTCCCTACTTGCCCTTGACAAATCAAAGTGGGTTAACGGGTTCATTCACAAGAATGCTTACTGATGAACAATATGCTAGTGAACACATTTCAGAGCTCACTTCTCCAACTCAAACACCACATGTAGAAGCTACAAATGGTGATCCATCTATGATGGTTTTCGATTCTCTAGATCAAATATGTGTTGATTATTttggagatgaagcggttggGGTGGATAGTGAtgttgatgaagatgaagatacaCAGGATGCTAATGACAAAGCTATAAGAGAAAGCGCTCCATCTCAAATTTTCAATGATGTAGCAGAGTTGGATCCGattttgcttgattcttggcGTACTTGGTCCAACAACCACTCTTTTGATGGTGAATTTGCTATTGGGcaagagtttaattctttggcGCAATTCAAAGACATAGTCAAAGCTTATTCCATAGCTAAAAATCATTCATTTAAGGTGTTGGAGAGTGAGCCCACAAAATACGTAGTGGAGTGTAAAAGAAAGAGTTCATGCAATTGCTTATGGAGGTTACGTGCAATCAAGAATCCTTGTCTTGCGTCATTCAGAATTGTGAGGTATAATGGCCCCCATGCAAGTAATTGTTTGGGTGACATAAACATAATCGATCATCCTCTTCTCTCCTCTGATTTTGTATGCAATGAGATAAAAGCTCTTATTCGTGCCGATCCTTCTTTGAAAATCCGTGTTATTGTGCAAGCGGTGAAAGACAAGTTTAAGTATACCATCACTTACAAGAGAGCTTGGTCAGCGAAACAAAAGGCTATTGCAAGAATTTTTGGTGATTGGGAGCAATCTTACGAAGAGTTGCCTAGGTACATGCAAGCATTGAAAGAGTCTAATCCAGGAACCGTCGTGGAATGGTGTACCTTGGCTTCTAATGAAGATCCTTCCTTTCACATTTTTTGA